The Anastrepha ludens isolate Willacy chromosome 2, idAnaLude1.1, whole genome shotgun sequence genome contains a region encoding:
- the LOC128871544 gene encoding zinc finger CCHC domain-containing protein 10: MSMHLKSIQMTLVGLAARKLSIKKRNAELAAAFPNGVRCQKCLQLGHWSYECKEKRKYVHRISRTKQLKKRIAEKISTESNVSGAVSTTSDTTKSSKAKRARRARTSSGSSAADDSLRSNSDTQSSSDSNGSGSSDSAEDSSSDSSSSDSDSDSSSSDSGSGSNSSNSGTSGSSDSSESSSSDDDCQTSSKKKKNNRTSSSSSDDDI, translated from the exons ATGTCGATGCACCTAAAAAGCATCCAAATGACGCTCGTTGGTTTAGCAGCACGAAAACTATCTATAAAGAAGCG gAATGCCGAGTTGGCCGCAGCTTTCCCAAATGGTGTACGTTGTCAGAAATGCTTACAGCTCGGTCACTGGTCCTATGAATGTAAGGAAAAACGCAAGTATGTGCACCGCATTTCGCGCACCAAACAACTAAAAAAGCGTATAGCAGAAAAGATATCTACTGAAAGTAATGTTAGTGGTGCTGTTAGTACTACAAGCGATACAACCAAGTCATCAAAGGCAAAGCGTGCAAGACGTGCGCGCACTTCCTCTGGTTCTTCAGCTGCTGACGACTCGTTAAGATCGAATTCAGACACGCAATCGTCATCAGATTCAAATGGTAGTGGTTCTTCGGATTCCGCTGAAGATTCCTCGAGCGATAGTAGTTCTTCAGACTCTGATAGTGACAGCAGCAGTAGTGATTCTGGTTCTGGTAGTAACTCTAGCAATTCAGGCACCAGTGGATCGAGCGATTCAAGCGAATCATCCAGCTCAGATGACGATTGCCAAACatcatcaaaaaagaaaaaaaacaatcgtACCTCCAGCTCATCTAGTGATGACGACATTTGA
- the LOC128871545 gene encoding uncharacterized protein LOC128871545 isoform X2, translated as MGGKSNATFLKNARIQKEQLQLCKIQKELENILGKVEELQLKAGAAAVLSENYRSSPLNGIHTTEQPSTSSSAILSITQLPPRADYSEAYRIPSDNDDNASIDAVIINNQIIDLNMKVGKNSMEEEEDEDMCL; from the exons atgggaggaaaatcgaatgcaacatttttaaagaatgcACGCATTCAAAAGGAACAACTGCAACTGTGTAAAATCCAAAAAGAGTTAGAAAACATACTAGGCAAA GTAGAAGAATTGCAATTAAAAGCCGGCGCTGCAGCAGTTCTAAGTGAAAACTACCGCTCATCACCTCTAAACGGCATCCATACGACAGAACAACCAAGCACCAGTTCATCTGCTATTTTGTCAATAACCCAGCTACCACCAAGAGCGGATTATAGCGAAGCCTATAGAATACCAAGCGACAACGACGACAATGCATCTATTGATGCTGTTATTATTAATAATCAAATTATAGATTTAAACATGAAAGTGGGGAAAAACTCAATGGAGGAGGAAGAAGACGAAGATATGTGCTTATGA
- the LOC128871545 gene encoding uncharacterized protein LOC128871545 isoform X1: protein MGGKSNATFLKNARIQKEQLQLCKIQKELENILGKVNEAINELKVEELQLKAGAAAVLSENYRSSPLNGIHTTEQPSTSSSAILSITQLPPRADYSEAYRIPSDNDDNASIDAVIINNQIIDLNMKVGKNSMEEEEDEDMCL from the exons atgggaggaaaatcgaatgcaacatttttaaagaatgcACGCATTCAAAAGGAACAACTGCAACTGTGTAAAATCCAAAAAGAGTTAGAAAACATACTAGGCAAAGTAAATGAAGCAATTAATGAATTGAAA GTAGAAGAATTGCAATTAAAAGCCGGCGCTGCAGCAGTTCTAAGTGAAAACTACCGCTCATCACCTCTAAACGGCATCCATACGACAGAACAACCAAGCACCAGTTCATCTGCTATTTTGTCAATAACCCAGCTACCACCAAGAGCGGATTATAGCGAAGCCTATAGAATACCAAGCGACAACGACGACAATGCATCTATTGATGCTGTTATTATTAATAATCAAATTATAGATTTAAACATGAAAGTGGGGAAAAACTCAATGGAGGAGGAAGAAGACGAAGATATGTGCTTATGA
- the LOC128857728 gene encoding uncharacterized protein LOC128857728 — translation MLGQEQLLEQSSIATSVGLSPQEEALQSLCKQLLKSTFFRGYYEERRFVDAVSDYRDIVGLHCSERDVERLLLDIKCKLQLFYQNSPKVWIGITHGACMGIIPKKYTLNTNIWLQLQEVAFGQYWFSVKSVRFRKNEVLLKLKVVRAVEPETRFERISSSHFHTPTLSHASNTSALAVKDSAKTLQSTPQHEELASRSNVENPEVMQIDYEDFVNVLRGWGATIKHTVYDFISNDINKDNIKDFLQFLGLVVVSLLTGSVVAIKYLGNFALRFMFEFTRFTQVMTPIILKLIDVINKIVGGFYILVAMIWKDAFMKKKMPKEGVLHDYKEYPPSNLKAIEYNRPLYKSIEYNIRHSPLHSPQPPFMGTSRGPFTEFERKFQ, via the coding sequence ATGTTGGGCCAAGAGCAATTACTGGAGCAGAGTAGCATTGCAACGTCGGTAGGTTTAAGCCCACAAGAAGAGGCATTACAGTCGCTTTGCAAACAGCTAttgaaatcaacattttttcgtGGTTATTATGAAGAGCGACGATTCGTGGACGCAGTAAGCGACTACCGAGACATAGTTGGGCTACATTGCAGTGAACGCGATGTAGAGCGCTTATTACTGGACATTAAATGCAAATTGCaacttttttatcagaattcACCCAAGGTGTGGATTGGCATAACACATGGTGCATGCATGGGCATTATACCGAAGAAGTATACGCTGAATACAAATATTTGGCTGCAACTGCAAGAAGTTGCATTCGGTCAGTATTGGTTTAGTGTGAAAAGTGTTCGTTTTCGCAAAAATGAGGTATTGCTAAAGTTAAAAGTAGTGCGAGCTGTTGAACCTGAGACGCGATTTGAACGAATATCATCGTCACATTTCCACACACCTACTCTTTCGCATGCCAGTAATACGTCAGCGTTAGCAGTCAAAGATTCAGCGAAGACACTACAGAGCACACCACAGCATGAAGAGTTGGCAAGCAGGTCGAATGTAGAGAATCCAGAAGTTATGCAGATCGATTACGAAGACTTTGTCAATGTGTTACGTGGCTGGGGAGCAACCATAAAACACACTGTTTACGATTTTATATCGAACGATATAAACAAAGACAACATAAAGGACTTTTTACAATTTCTGGGACTAGTTGTTGTCTCATTGTTGACTGGTAGCGTTGTGGCTATCAAATATTTGGGTAACTTCGCGTTGCGCTTCATGTTCGAATTCACACGTTTTACACAAGTAATGACGCCTATCATATTGAAGCTAATCGACgtgataaataaaattgtaggtgGATTTTATATACTCGTGGCGATGATATGGAAAGACGcatttatgaaaaagaaaatgccGAAAGAAGGAGTGCTGCATGATTACAAGGAATATCCACCAAGCAATTTAAAAGCAATAGAATATAATCGGCCGCTATATAAAAGCATTGAATACAATATACGTCACAGCCCGCTACATTCGCCACAGCCGCCTTTTATGGGCACTAGTCGAGGACCTTTTACGGAGTTTGaacgaaaatttcaataa